From the genome of Triticum aestivum cultivar Chinese Spring chromosome 1A, IWGSC CS RefSeq v2.1, whole genome shotgun sequence:
TAACGGGCGCTGAAAGCGCTGTGTAGGAGCTCCCTATATTTCCCACCGTGTCAGCATTTTTTTCCGGACAAATCGGGCTGGTCCCTATTAAACTGGGCTAATTGCTGGCCCCTCTCTGCTCTGGCCTAGTTATATTGGGCTAACTGCTTGCTCCTCTCGGATCTAGCCCAATTATTCTGGGTAAGATGACCCGGCTAGACTGGGTTGTTTTTATTTGACAATATTGCACTGTTTTGTCTCCTCAGGTTGTATACAACCTTGGCTGAAGACGACTTAAATATCGAAGTTGTTTGTTTCGAGGACACTAATAACTTTATGCAGACTACTTTTTCATTAAAGGCCATTTTAATTCTGTTTTCTGCCATGCTAAAATGCGATGTCAAAACTCGCCAGAGGTTCATACTTCATACTCACCCTCTCTCGCCCCAGCATAAAGAGCacggttttttttttgcgggtataaAGAGCACGGTTTGATGAGTGGGACTCCGTCCTTTTAAAACTCTTGATCAAAAAATCTCCAACAGACCAAGGCGGAGCATCACAACGGAACCAGATTTTTTGTAAAATCCAGTTATGATATTTTAGAAGTTTTCTTTTCTAGAGGAACCCACGCATACAATTATGAAGGTTCCACCTCAAACGTTTTGCCCGGGAGCAGGTCAGATTTGGATGGCTTCCAATTTGTTGCTGAATTCATCTCTCTATCTAAAGCATAGAAATCATGTGATTTATCATCCTTTTTTCTTGAAAAACGGAGTGCTCCCTCTCCATGCGATTTATCATTTAAACTCTGAATAATGATGGCTGATCTCACATACCCCTCTTTTTCCATTGTTTGCCCAGCTTTCGTGCATCCCTGATGATGCTATACTAGGAAAAAAATCTAGTCTGCACAGGCACCAGATCACTGGTATTGCTGACAATCTATCCGAATCTAGCGAGTTTGCTCCAGCTTCTATCTGCCAGAGCTTTGGAGAAACCAATAACGAGTAGCCGTTTTGCAGACCGAGCTCAATGGTggccaattttttaaaaaaaatcaaaatttgaaCATCCCagattaaaaaaatatatatatactccctctgtaaaaaaaaattagaaaaggaggatgacccccggcctctgcatctggaagatgcatacggccactttattgagtATTCtcaaggaccttacaaagtattataACAATgtacctgaatccaccatcttgccAACATATGCCACTATTtctatccaaaatgatgaagggtGCTAGTTGGGCCACTATCCGAACCACTcatctaagcctaacatcaaaagccggaagccgaaacttATTCGGAGCCCCAGCCGaaccacataccgggtctggggcacaatctggtcagacgcactcgtgtgtcgtcgccgccacctTCCACTGGTCCGTCTTCaaatcatattgaggcttctaccttatCTGGTCACTCTGTCATCGACGTCATCATGACGCCGGACAGCAACCTTCTCCTGCGCGAGTCCGTCTCCgtgcatcggacgccgagcctccacagcgccatgccgccgaaaTCCGCCACCATCAACgtgtgagatgaagcaccgctccactaTCCGCCCAGCCAACActtactccaaaacgatgccccggGGAGGGAAAGTGATAAaacgccatcatcgtccgatccggaagacccagatctagggtttcccccggagcatcccgagcctgatgacgcagactgcaacgacgatgcctcgacaagggaacgacatctaagacgccgccatcgtccgccatgaccgtagtcggcgcgattttcatcggcagttgctccaccagacgtgcaccgccgacgtcgctggtcccttcaaccagagcaaactccaaaacaatgccctaaaGAGGGATTACGACGCAAAAGCGCCGCCATCGTTCGATCCCaatgagatctagggtttcccccggggtTGCCCGCACTGTCAAGGACCAGACAAGGGTAGAATCCCGCAGATCTGCCCAGCTGCCAACGAGTCGCACCCACCACCGTGCCGACGGCAGACCAGCGATCAAGGCCCACGCATGAGCATAGACCCGGCCTCGCCGTCGCGAATCGATCTGGTCATGCCGTCGTCGCCGTCCTTGGCGGCCACGACGCACCAGATCGCGAGACCTCCTGCCGCAGGGAAGCGAGGTCGCCGATGCGCCGCCACTACCCGCCGCGGCGACCAGCCCGCCCACCACGCTCCGGCCCGGGGGCGCTGTCCCGCGCCAGCCCCACCCGAGCAAGAGGACCcgagaccccgccgccgccggtgacgagggaggagaaggaggagtGGGGGAGGTCCGGCCGATGGGATCTGGGGCCTCCCGGTCGTCCACGCGGGGGCCGGCTCGGGAGGGGGAGAACTATTTAATTGACAAAAGCCACTTcctccgtaaattaatataagagcgtttagaatactcaagtagtgatctaaacgcttctatattagtttacagaggaagtacatgTATACAAGGATGTAATGTGTATGCGTGTAAAATTTCATGACGAAATACCTTGACTTGCGAACtgcacaaaagaaaagaaaatcatgAGCTTTGAGAATGAACTTGCATTGCGAATTGCACAAAGAAATCGAAACCATGAACTTTGAGAATGAACCGTCCATATGTTGGAAAACCACAATTTTTTGTTTATGTAGCTCTCCTTTTAACGCATTTCATCATGAAGATTTACATACGTGCACATAATGTCTCCGATACATGCATATttctttcaaaaatatttgagacatactacctctgtcccataatgtaagacgtttttgcagatCACTTTGAActccaaaaacgtcttatattatggaacagagggagtataaaagtATGAATTCTGGATTTTTCAAAATACGACCTCCATGGACCTCGGTCTTCATTTGGCATTTTCGAGCTCAATGTCGGTGTCTCATCAAATTGCCCCAACTTACACCACGCAAACATTGCCATGGCTGCCAAGAGGTAACCaaagaagagagaaaaagaaaaggagcTCATAATCGCCAAAACTGCCTTGTGACCAAAACTACAGGGCATGCAGCTACCAATTCATCAATTCCACCCAATATCTCAACTGCTGACACATAACTTACAAAAACCAGCAAACTAATGACCGCGGTGGTGGCGATGGCGATGATGAACGATCACTAAACTACATTATTGACCCATCTTCCTGGCACAGCACAGGGTGCATTGGTCAGGCATCAGGGGAGACGGAGGTCATGTCAGCACGACCACCTCATCGATGAAGATGTCATCGTCGTCAAACTGCGAAGTCGAACTAGCTGAGCTGGGAGAGGAGACTGCAGGATTGTTCTCATCTTCCTCTTCATTCAGGACTGCTTGGTTTCTGCAGTTGCCACCACAAAATGCATTCTCACCGCTGCAAAATCAACAAACTTGTTCAATGGTGCTAAGTAGATAAATGATGTGATGCCCATTTCATTTTTAACTTGGTTCGGTTAAAGAAAGAACAGCAACAATCCTAATGTATGTAGTACCAATTATCTATAAATGTACCAATCCATCATTCCATCTGAAGAGCAATTATGTATGAATGTACTGTATGTACCAACAATCCTAATTTCCATTCTATCCATCATTCCATCTGAAGAGCAATTATCTATCAACATATACCAATCCTAATGTATGTAGGTGATGCAAATTCCTTGAAGAACTGAATGAAGATGGTCACTGCATCTCAACATATATCACAATCATCGCTTATTCGGATCAATAGTACCACTAAAGATGACTGGGTAAATGCATCCACATACCGGTAAATGGAAGATTCGTTGCCATTCAGGTTCTTCTTGCAAGACGAGCAGAAGCGCGTGGAGTCctcggcggcgtcggcgtcgggggagCCCTTGACCAGCCAGTACAACTCAGTTCCTTCCTTGTCCACATCGATCTCCTTGCTCTCCCAGTCAGGCATGAGAACAGGGCAGGGCTCCAAGATGCAATCCCCAAAAATGCGGGTGGTCTTCGGATTGGAGCCGTGAGCTATGATGCAGGTGTAGTCCTCGGACTGCTCGACCTCCATTGCCGACACGGACCCGATGTACCGGCGTGGTCCGCCAATCGACACCGGCAGCGACCCGGAAGCAGGGAACTTGACACGGTCGACGGAGTGGTTACTAAAGCCGAGCTGAGCACCACTGGACACGACGACCTCTGGACCAGACTTCACATCCCCGTAGAACCTAGTGCACGGAACCGACATGCCCCCGGAgccggcggtggccgcggcagccTCCACCTCCCGGAGCTCCGGCTGCGCATGCCCGCAGTCTTTCGGCATGTCTTTGGGCAGGGAGGTGTAGGATTTGGCGAGGCATTGCAGCTTCGTCGGGCGCATCTGGAACCCGAGCAGGCGGTTCTTGGCGTCGGCGGCGGGCTCGGCGAGGGTGTCGACGAGGCCGCCCAGACCGACGCGCTGAGAGTCCCAGCTCCTGGGTGACCTTGGCGACCCGAGCAGCGAACCGCCGAGCGCGGGGAAGGTCCTGTGTTCGAGCGGCGACTTGGGGCTCCGCGCGGTGGAGTCGCAGTCCGGCGTCCCGCGCTTGGCCGCCGCGAGCCCCACGAGCAGCCGCGGCACGGCGAAGAAGGCCGGGCCGCGGGGCCTCCCCGCTGCGGCGCCGTCGAGCGCATCCCCCGCCGCGGCCTGGTCGGATACCACCCTCCTCAGCATCATCCTCCCTCCCTCTCCGCCCCGGCGCTCTGAAAACGAAACCGAGAGATCAGAAAGGCTCAGACTGCAAGGGATCGGCGCGGCCGAGACTAAAAAGCAATCACGCATCAAAAAACGCCAAATTCCAGCACTGGCTAGGATCCAAGAACCACTGGGGAGTCGTCAAGAACAACGCGCGTGGGCGCAACAGGACAATCGGAGCACGACTGACGGCAACGGGGGGCAGATAGGCCTCGTCCGGATGAGGAGGAATCTCGGGCGACTCGCGGCCAAAACAAGAGAGGAGCACGACCCACGCGCGCATCGATCTCATCCCGTACCCACCTGATTAACTGAAACCCCTCCTCGTTTCTCCCTCCTCGATCGCTCTCGCTCAGCGACCGCGATGGCGAGGAAAGAGGGGGAGCAATGCTAGGACCCGACGAGGCGAGCCCCTCCCTCTCAAACGGAGCCTGCGAGGCCGCGGCGCTGCACTGGGTCACTCCATCCTCCTCGACCACTACCACTAGAGCAGCAGGCTAGCGGCAGCGCTTCTCTCTCTTGCGTCCTAGGGGCGTCGCTTTGGCGTGCAGTGCATCGAAAACAGAGCGGGAGCAGGagcaggggcaggggcaggggcaggcCGGCGCAGTGATGGGCTTGCTTCTGAaatactcttcccctctcattcATGGATGCCAGACAGAGGCAGCCGCTAGGCGTGTAGCCACGTCGTATCAATGCGACGGCCGGCCGGCCGGTGCTGGTGGAGTGGTGGTACATGCAAAATCTGTACTGCATGTAGTAGTACACTCTTGTGCTTGCCCGGCCCGGGAACAGACGTGGCAGCGCGCATGGCTCGGTCCAATGCGTGCAGACTCTTTTTCCACAATTTTTTTTTAGCATTTCTCGTTTTCTACGATCCGACGTGACATCCTTGTTACCGTGCTAGCTTGGACGTGACATCCCATTTACCATCCTAGGCCTACTGGACATCCACACCATTTTTAAAACCACACAAATAGAAAATACGCAGCATTAGATTGTCATGGCACGTTGGATCCTAAAAAAAATCTACTCTCGTCGTTCCATCATGTAGTCCGCCCATATTTTTCAAGACCTAAGTTTGAttataaatttaaccaacaaaaccGACTACGACGGAAGAAAAATGAATTTGTATTTCGATAAAAATTCAGTGGTATAATTTTTTCTTTCGCCACAGTTGGTCTAGTTGGCTAACTTTATGGTCAAACTTAGATCTCGAAAAGCGCGGGCGcattacattgtggaatggagggagtaactcGAAAAGTGCGGACGCCATAGAGGAACGTGTCCTCACACTAAACCCACATCGCCAGAAGGCTTGAAGTAAATCCAAGAAAATGCTAGCACCAGCGTCAAGTATGGAACTTAGACTCTGGTGGGCAGGGAATACCACTGtcatcctaaccatccaaccacaagttgaTTCGTGAACTAGAAAAATATTAATGCTAATATTTTGATCCAAAATAAAGGGACTACTAAACCATGATGGAGGTAGCACAGGTGTCTAAATGAAAGTGCAATAAGAGCATCCCAATAGATGATCTAGATTTATAATTAACTGATTTTACATCACGAAGGTCCGCAAAAACGGAGCTTCAACAGATAATGCCGATAAAAAATTACTCGGGATTAAATTTACTCTAGATGTAAAATACGACACTTGGTGATGCAAATTTGGCAGTTTGCATCAGGTCATGTCGTCCAGACGACCGCTAGAGGTCCTGTTGTTGTGCCGATTTGGATATGTCGTCGCGCTGTTTTTGGTAGATTTGGCTCTTTGCTGAAGCGCTGACACTCGTGATGGTGGCCGCAACTCATGGTCACTGTCCGTAGTAGGACAACTGACCGCCAGAGATCCCATCGTCGTGCCGATTTGGATCCGTCACTGTGTTGTTTTTGGCCAATTTAGCTGTTTGTCGAAGCATCAATAGATAATGCAGATCAAAAAATTACTCAGGTTTACTCTAGATGTAAAATACGACACTTGGCGATGCAAATTTGGCAGTTTGCATCAGGTCACGCCGTCCAGGCGGCCGCTAGAGGTCCTGTTGTCGTGCCGATTTTGATATGTCGTCGCGCTGTTTTTGGCAGATTTGGCTCTTTGCCGAAGCGCCGACGCTCGTGATGGTGGCCGCAGCTCATGGTCGCTGTCCGTAGTAGGACAACTGGCCGCCAGAGGTCCCACGATTGTGCCGATTTGGATCCGCCAATGTGTTGTTTTTGGCCGATTTAGCTGTTTGTCGGAGCGTCGGAGTTCGTGATGGTGGCCGTAGCTCGTGGTCATTGTCCATAGTAGGATAACTGGCCGCCGGAGCTACCTCAAACAGTCGCGCGACCACCGTGGCCAAGCTGCACGACCACTACTCCGGCCGGCGTCGTCGGTGTTGCGTCATCGGCATTACGTGCAGCCACAAGCCGATAGGCGTCAAGGAGGCATAGGAGACGCCTTCTGGAGCCGCTCCTTGTTGGCGCGACTACCATCCACACTCCGATGTGCAACCGACTGGTATCTATCTTCtcgcacacaaggtgtttgacaaaattgcCACAAGGTAAAAAATTGGTTATACTTGTCCATTTTGGTACATCATGACTGCTTgtatgatcatgcacaacatgatcattgagaatgAGCGTGGACATACACCTTCTATGGCCTCATGAGAATGCGTGTTCTGCCGAGTAGAAGGGAAGACCGAATCAGACACTTCATGTAGGTGTACCCTAACAGCAGAGAGTGTGATACGCACAATGATCTTCAAAAAGATATCCTGAAGGGGTGGTGGACATGGCATGGGGAGCAACCCTCCTAATCTCATCTCTATGTTTGTCGTTGTCGtaggaaaccacgaccacctatggggagTCCCTTTCTGGTTTGACGGGGGGCACGTCGCACAAAGAGCGGAAGAGCGTGGAATAgcatgacagagatcacacgggcaatctttacccaggttcgggcctccgtgaggcgtaaaaccctactcctgctttagtggattgatggtggaaaaatggtggtgagcgcagcccgcttgcccggcagggttgcctcggggtgaGAGGGGCTACGTGCGTATGAGTGTGAGGAGATCTGAAT
Proteins encoded in this window:
- the LOC123040780 gene encoding FCS-Like Zinc finger 10 isoform X2 encodes the protein MMLRRVVSDQAAAGDALDGAAAGRPRGPAFFAVPRLLVGLAAAKRGTPDCDSTARSPKSPLEHRTFPALGGSLLGSPRSPRSWDSQRVGLGGLVDTLAEPAADAKNRLLGFQMRPTKLQCLAKSYTSLPKDMPKDCGHAQPELREVEAAAATAGSGGMSVPCTRFYGDVKSGPEVVVSSGAQLGFSNHSVDRVKFPASGSLPVSIGGPRRYIGSVSAMEVEQSEDYTCIIAHGSNPKTTRIFGDCILEPCPVLMPDWESKEIDVDKEGTELYWLVKGSPDADAAEDSTRFCSSCKKNLNGNESSIYRGENAFCGGNCRNQAVLNEEEDENNPAVSSPSSASSTSQFDDDDIFIDEVVVLT
- the LOC123040780 gene encoding FCS-Like Zinc finger 10 isoform X1 encodes the protein MRDCFLVSAAPIPCSLSLSDLSVSFSERRGGEGGRMMLRRVVSDQAAAGDALDGAAAGRPRGPAFFAVPRLLVGLAAAKRGTPDCDSTARSPKSPLEHRTFPALGGSLLGSPRSPRSWDSQRVGLGGLVDTLAEPAADAKNRLLGFQMRPTKLQCLAKSYTSLPKDMPKDCGHAQPELREVEAAAATAGSGGMSVPCTRFYGDVKSGPEVVVSSGAQLGFSNHSVDRVKFPASGSLPVSIGGPRRYIGSVSAMEVEQSEDYTCIIAHGSNPKTTRIFGDCILEPCPVLMPDWESKEIDVDKEGTELYWLVKGSPDADAAEDSTRFCSSCKKNLNGNESSIYRGENAFCGGNCRNQAVLNEEEDENNPAVSSPSSASSTSQFDDDDIFIDEVVVLT